Proteins encoded by one window of Fibrobacter sp.:
- a CDS encoding methyltransferase domain-containing protein — MMPASQSAGPRAVSTNQEGIYKDLESAVRKYMRTQYLRPIADHTREAFAQAVEFVCKFYGNAGRAWNEDRAVHAPYDVILDSGCGTGESTLNIAKKFPGAPVIGIDKSAARLTKAGGTASSDAGQLPPNAFLVRAELLDFWRLALEEVRTGRWHIPYHALYYPNPWPKQSEATRRFHLHPIFQTLLSLGDTIELRTNWEIYAQEFAEAVRVVREAPGAMPDHAIPTWKTITREAFEPEHAITAFERKYKNARQQLWRVVVNQT; from the coding sequence ATGATGCCGGCAAGCCAATCCGCAGGCCCGCGCGCGGTCTCTACCAATCAAGAAGGCATCTACAAAGATCTCGAGAGCGCCGTGCGCAAGTACATGCGCACGCAATACCTGCGCCCCATCGCCGACCACACGCGTGAAGCTTTCGCGCAGGCGGTCGAATTCGTCTGCAAGTTCTACGGGAACGCAGGCCGCGCATGGAACGAAGACCGTGCCGTCCACGCCCCCTACGACGTGATTCTCGATTCAGGTTGCGGCACGGGCGAAAGCACCCTGAACATCGCAAAGAAATTCCCGGGCGCCCCCGTCATCGGGATAGACAAGTCCGCGGCCCGACTGACAAAAGCCGGCGGCACGGCTTCAAGCGACGCAGGTCAGCTCCCGCCCAACGCATTCCTCGTGCGCGCCGAACTGCTCGACTTCTGGAGGCTCGCCCTCGAAGAAGTTCGCACGGGCCGCTGGCACATTCCCTACCACGCGCTCTACTATCCCAACCCCTGGCCCAAACAGAGCGAGGCCACGCGAAGGTTCCACCTGCACCCGATTTTCCAGACGCTCCTTTCGCTCGGCGATACCATCGAGTTGCGCACCAACTGGGAAATCTACGCACAGGAATTTGCGGAAGCCGTGCGGGTTGTAAGGGAGGCTCCCGGAGCCATGCCCGACCATGCCATACCGACGTGGAAGACAATCACCCGCGAGGCGTTCGAGCCGGAGCACGCGATTACCGCCTTCGAGCGCAAGTACAAAAACGCCCGCCAGCAATTGTGGCGGGTCGTCGTCAATCAAACTTAG